A genomic segment from Necator americanus strain Aroian chromosome III, whole genome shotgun sequence encodes:
- a CDS encoding hypothetical protein (NECATOR_CHRIII.G8845.T1), whose amino-acid sequence MAICTYNARTLASEAAIEDLIMQAKKIKYDVIGLTETRRRHPLNAVYETGEELPLGTCDRGVGGVGVVVNTSMAKNIDSFEQLRTRIGRLQMRRCGPTPALTIFVAYAPTSSYEGEEVEAFYMDAEKFYREDHAFYQIIIGEGWPKENA is encoded by the coding sequence atggcgatctgtacttataacgcacgtacgcttgcatcggaagcggccatcgaagatctgattatgcaagccaagaagatcaagtacgacgtcatcggactgaccgagacgagacgacgtcaccctctcaatgccgtatatgaaactggagaagaactgcccttaggaacatgcgacagaggtgttggtggagttggcgtcgtcgtcaacacgagtatggcaaagaacatcgactctttcgaacaacttaggacccgaatcggacgtctgcagatgagaagatgtggtccaacaccagctttgactatcttcgtcgcttacgctccaacatcaagctacgaaggagaagaagtcgaagctttctatatggacgcggagaagttctaccgagaagatcatgccttttaCCAGATCATAATTGGCGAAGGTTGGCCCAAggagaacgcctga
- a CDS encoding hypothetical protein (NECATOR_CHRIII.G8842.T1), translated as MEKYICYRQRRRKEVVYDDCVLEDSLSQGDWHVEDYEMLLRGLRACTELASKPRTTNLDRISKTTKRLLERRRALRLDPNASHIERLVANTSSRKALQKDLLKDRQKKILEAAQRRTSLKKSKKKPQGSPLI; from the coding sequence atggaaaagtacatctgctatcggcaacgaaggagaaaagaagtcgtctacgacgattgcgtactcgaggactccttgtcccaaggtgactggcacgtcgaggactacgagatgctgctcagaggattacgagcttGTACTGAGCTTGCCTCGAAGCcacgcacgacaaacttggatcgaatttcgaagaccaccaagagattgttggaaagaagaagagctttgaggcttgatccgaatgcatcgcacattgagcggttagtagcaaacactagcagCAGAAAAGCATTGCAGAAGGATCTTTTGAAagacaggcagaagaagattctagaagcagcacaaagaagaacgagtctaaagaaatCTAAGAAGAAGCCTCAGGGATCTCCgctaatataa
- a CDS encoding hypothetical protein (NECATOR_CHRIII.G8841.T1), translating to MVILRRQVDTTPGCAEGEGEEWPDEVTEFRENRQNGRQMGTQQNQHRLHFATEPSLHERRVYRHSPVAPSALGLLQINHQSVKFDTLCSFGNGMQVSVCGHRSRV from the exons atggtgaTACTGAGACgccaagtagacaccacccccggttg CGCAGAGGGCgaaggcgaagaatggccagacgaggtgacagaattccgtgagaatcgacaaaatggacgacagatgggtacacaacaaaaccagcaccgcctacatttcgcgacggaaccttctctccacgaaagaCGAGTATACCGTCATTCACctgtcgctccttctgcacttggtctcctgcagatcAATCATCAAtcagtgaaatttgatacgctctgcagcttcgGAAacggcatgcaggtcagcgtctgtggacaccgTTCTCgcgtctga
- a CDS encoding hypothetical protein (NECATOR_CHRIII.G8843.T2), which translates to MSVRNRTAPGLDRIRPEHLKSLPPVLINTLARLFTRYLSECKVPKQRKTSKTVLLYKKGDPHDIGNYRPICLLSVIYKLFTRVILKRIEKVLDEAHPCERAGFRKGFSTIDHIHTVSKLTEVSREYKMPLCLTFIDLKEVFDSVEMEAVVEALDNQGVPTQYIKLNLQKTMFMLNGWVSDPPFTLKGPNISECIWYVYLGRELNMMNDLTPELGRRRPAAWGAYKSIEDVVKKTRNIRLRAHLFNTTVLPALTYASETWAFRKQEENAVSVIERAVERVMLGVSRFTQVRDGIRSSLLRQRSKIRDAVAFAKESKIRWAGHVMRFSDNHWTRAVSDQVPRDIKRTTGRPPTRWSDFFTKSVREKYDALRAPRKRRNHWATLARDRDKWKNYWRPLDQFEDQRESR; encoded by the exons atgtcggtaagaaatcgtacggcacccggtctcgacagaataagaccagaacacctgaagagccttccgccagtactcatcaacaccttggcgaggctctttacacgttatctgtcggaatgcaaggttcctaaacagaggaagaccagcaagaccgtgttgttgtataaaaagggagatccacatgacatcggcaactatcgtccaatctgcctactgtctgtcatctacaagctctttacaagagtgatccttaaaaggattgaaaaagtcttggatgaagcgCATCCATGCGAGcgagcagggtttcgaaaaggattcagcacgattgatcacattcacactgtttcgaaactcaccgaggtatcacgagagtacaagatgccgctctgtctcaccttcatcgacttgaaggaggtcttcgactcagttgagatggAAGCGGTCGtagaagccttggacaaccagggcgtccctactcagtacataaag ctgaatctccaaaaaacgatgttcatgctcaacggatgggtctcggatccCCCATTTACGCTCAAGGGaccgaacatatccgaatgcatctGGTACGtatatctgggtcgggaattgaacatgatgaacgacctgacccctgagctgggcaggaggagaccagcggcttggggagcgtacaagagcatcgaggatgtagtgaagaagaccaggaacatccggctccgtgctcacctcttcaacaccaccgtacttcctgctttgacctatgcttcggaaacctgggcatttcgcaagcaggaagaaaacgcggtgagcgtcattgaacgcgcagttgagagagtgatgctaggagtatcccgtttcacgcaagtgagggacgggattcgaagttctctcctacgtcaacgatcgaagattagagacgccgtcgcgtttgccaaggaaagtaaaataaggtgggccggacacgtgatgcgctttagcGACAACCATTGGACCAGGGCCGTGAGCGACcaggttccccgcgatattaagcgcactacaggaagaccgccgacccgatggtcagatttcttcacgaagtccgtcagagaaaagtatgatgctcttcgtgccCCACgcaaaaggaggaaccactgggctactctggcacgcgatcgggacaaatggaagaattattggcgcccgctcgaccagttcgaagatcaacgagagtcaaggtga
- a CDS encoding hypothetical protein (NECATOR_CHRIII.G8843.T1): MSVRNRTAPGLDRIRPEHLKSLPPVLINTLARLFTRYLSECKVPKQRKTSKTVLLYKKGDPHDIGNYRPICLLSVIYKLFTRVILKRIEKVLDEAHPCERAGFRKGFSTIDHIHTVSKLTEVSREYKMPLCLTFIDLKEVFDSVEMEAVVEALDNQGVPTQYIKVLRELYGNFTTAISPFYKNIIIDVIIRRNMWMHRSSAESPKNDVHAQRMGLGSPIYAQGTEHIRMHLVRISGSGIEHDERPDP; the protein is encoded by the coding sequence atgtcggtaagaaatcgtacggcacccggtctcgacagaataagaccagaacacctgaagagccttccgccagtactcatcaacaccttggcgaggctctttacacgttatctgtcggaatgcaaggttcctaaacagaggaagaccagcaagaccgtgttgttgtataaaaagggagatccacatgacatcggcaactatcgtccaatctgcctactgtctgtcatctacaagctctttacaagagtgatccttaaaaggattgaaaaagtcttggatgaagcgCATCCATGCGAGcgagcagggtttcgaaaaggattcagcacgattgatcacattcacactgtttcgaaactcaccgaggtatcacgagagtacaagatgccgctctgtctcaccttcatcgacttgaaggaggtcttcgactcagttgagatggAAGCGGTCGtagaagccttggacaaccagggcgtccctactcagtacataaaggtacttcgagagttgtacggGAACTTCACGACTgcaatttcgccattctacaagaacatcatcattgacgtgataattcgacgaaacatgtggatgcatcggtcttcagctgaatctccaaaaaacgatgttcatgctcaacggatgggtctcggatccCCCATTTACGCTCAAGGGaccgaacatatccgaatgcatctGGTACGtatatctgggtcgggaattgaacatgatgaacgacctgacccctga
- a CDS encoding hypothetical protein (NECATOR_CHRIII.G8844.T1) encodes MDNIDEEYDRLVEHLHDCAKNAESSKTTKRRLSLETLELIRQRGAARAAGNQELSSELARLCREAIKEDLKERRAEVLAEAAEAGKSIRYARSRLRQSQDEDDCSPEPEGNNHCIEKGNGENHLRLLL; translated from the coding sequence atggacaacattgacgaggaatatgaccggctcgttgaacaccttcacgactgcgcaaAGAATgctgagagttctaaaaccaccaagagacgcctttctcttgaaactcttgagctgatacgccagcgtggagcagcacgagccgcagggaaccaagaactctcgtccgagctcgcaaggctttgcagagaggcgataaaggaagaccttaaagagagaagagcagaagtgctggctgaagctgcagaggcggggaaaagcatccgctatgcccgttcgagacttcgccagtcgcaagatgaggatgactgctctccggaacccgaagggaacaaccattgcatcgagaaggggaatggagaaaatcatctacgacttctactctga
- a CDS encoding hypothetical protein (NECATOR_CHRIII.G8840.T1), whose protein sequence is MSDVSYSFSTWETLPEDEPPLCIAVRRPESPSRHYEARRGIKDNLVIPNGKAERPETKKPNGSIQSGGKNAGKAFNLSMDRSKHGSSYGDVEQCSEKTTEQDVYWNLHI, encoded by the exons atgtcggatgtgtcgtaCTCCTTCTCaacttgggagaccctgccggaggacgaacctccgctgtgcatcgcagttcgacgcccagagtcaccttcacgccactatgaggcg AGACGAGGAATCAAAGACAACCTGGTCATTCCCAACGGCAAAGCCGAACGCCCTGAAACCAAGAAACCCAACGGATCCATACAGAGTGGTGGCAAGAATGCAGG AAAAGCATTCAACCTCTCGATGGATCGATCTAAACATG GTAGCTCGTATGGAGATGTGGAACAGTGCAGTGAGAAGACAACAgagcaagatgtttattggaatttacatatataa